In one Dermacentor variabilis isolate Ectoservices chromosome 4, ASM5094787v1, whole genome shotgun sequence genomic region, the following are encoded:
- the LOC142578398 gene encoding uncharacterized protein LOC142578398 encodes MGLEEGAGPGFPAQQGANRQSAGTVRSCQAGVLAVYASPCGVGAVLAHRDKDGHERLVSCASRRLPAVDQCYCQLDKEGVARMFGVKRFHQYLWGWMFEAVTEHKALLGLQNLTRQFPRRPHLERYEPAELFMLEHAYPVVLSKSAVSQATSHDPVLSQVVKAVSRVEELVQQAYSHKATELSLQQGCILWGSRVVIRQSLRSRVLQLLHVGHTGVKETNIVARSYVSGPGLDKDIAHTMQSCRFARSISGPPVMWKSPLVVPTETLFPPACGFSGALEGPLLPRDGACLFGVVGGSTCYHSIGRRDHCGIATGFLCPGVAAIVSVNPLAFASTQYLAWLTEKRIRRKMVPPYHPASNGAGERVVQTIKHKVKKS; translated from the exons atgggtctggaagaaggagcagggcCGGGctttccagcgcagcaaggagctaatcgcCAGAGTGCCGGAACAGTTAGATCCTGCCAAGCCGGCGTCCTGGCCGTATATGCGTCGCCGTGcggcgtgggagccgtcctggcgcacAGGGACAAGGATGGCCACGAACGCCTTGTGTCGtgtgcttctcgtcggcttcctGCTGTAGACCAATGCTActgccagctggacaaggaaggcgtGGCCCGCATGTTCGGGGTCAAACGCTttcaccagtatctgtggggctggatgttcgaggcggtcacggaacATAAGGCGCTGTTAGGGCTGCAGaacctgacaaggcagttcccgcGCAGGCCTCACCTTGAACGGTACg AACCTGCTGAattgttcatgctggagcacgcgtacccggTGGTACTCTCCAAATCTGCAGTATCGCAAGCGACGAGCCatgacccagtcctgtctcaggtggtcaaagcGGTGTCCCGTGtggaggaattggttcagcaggcctatagccacaaggccacgGAGCtcagcttgcagcagggctgtaTACTCTGGGGTTCAAGGGTGGTGATCCgacaaagtctccggtccagggtcctgcagttgctgcacgtgGGTCATACTGGCGTGAAAGAGACCAATATTGTGGCCCGGTCCTACGTTTCGGGACCTGGCCTGGACAAGGACATTGCTCACACGATGCAGAGCTGCCGGTTCGCAAGAAGCATCAGCGGGCCTCcggtcatgtggaaatcaccccttGTCGTTCCCACAGAAACCCTGTTCCCGCCTGCATGTGGGTTCTCGGGGGCCCTtgaagggccattacttcctcgTGATGGTGCATGCCTTTTCGGAGTGGTTGGAGGTTCTACTTGTTACCACTCTATcggcaggcgcgaccattgcggCATTGCGACAGGTTTTCTCTGCCCAGGGGTTGCTGCCATTGTGTCCGTCAATCCTCTTGCTTTCGCCAGCACacagtacctggcctggctgacggaGAAGAGAATCCGTCGGAAGATGGTACCGccataccaccctgcttcaaatggtgcaggcGAGCGGGTGGTGCAGACCATCAAGCACAAGGTCAAGAAGAGCTAG
- the LOC142578399 gene encoding uncharacterized protein LOC142578399, whose protein sequence is MLSELLAILPSHLNPPLSTLMERFRFNNRNYRVGEALRQFVAALPGLASVCAFGDQLYSLLRDHFACGINNHAMHTRLLELPDPSLNDVVKVALAMEPAVHEVGKIATGSPSAAVNKLATKGSTSGRCGGAHSPPHSAGSFKNNASRAGKLGTCHAYPAAREAVTMVRGGGCGSRLHVLAEDPPIFDMWRTGFIPSYVPPYMLTVKFCGHRISMELDTGASVSVMSGKQFKRTFPGVPVESTVVILRIYSRQLSQPGVGIFTGPTAGIYVPEGARPRFFKPRLRPFSLKDGVTQELQWLQLEGILVPVKTFEWATPIVPVLKRDGSVRINGDSKVTVNPVTTDLLSALSGEQQVTKFELRDAYQGAPAHRQVDAVVKAPKPQNKELLSYLSLMNFDRSFLPTLS, encoded by the exons ATGCTgagtgagctgctcgccatactgcccTCACATCTAAACCCACCActgtccacactaatggagcgtttccgcttcaacaaccggaacTACCGGGTAGGAGAGGCCCTCCGGCAGTTTGTTGCTGCGCTGCCAGGGTTAGCGAGTGTCTGCGCCTTCGGGGACCAGCTgtactcgctgctccgggaccatttcgcctgcggcatcaacaaccatGCCATGCATACGCGACTCTTGGAGCTTCCCGATCCCTCGCTGAACGACGTCGTGAAGGTAGCGCTGGCAATGGAACCTGCCGTCCACGAAGTCGGCAAGATTGCGACAGGCTCACCGTCGGCGGCGGTCAACAAgctggcgacaaagggcagtacaaGTGGCCGCTGTGGTGGTGCTCACTCTCCCCCTCACAGTGCGGGTTCTTTCAAGAACAATGCTTCACGGGCGGGGAAACTGGGCACCTGCCACGCTTAT cccgcggccagggaaGCCGTTACAATGGTACGCGGCGGGGGCTGCGGCAGCAGGCTCCACGTcctggccgaggacccgccgattttcgacatgtggcgcACAGGCTTTATTCCGTCGTATGTGCCgccatacatgctgaccgtcAAATTCTGCGGGCAccgcatttccatggagctggacacaggggccagcgtgtcagtcATGTCCGGGAAACAGTTCAAGCGTACCTTCCCCGGCGTGCCCGTCGAGTCTACGGTCGTGATACTGCGCATCTACTCcaggcagctctcccag ccaggggtgggcataTTCACCGGCCCGacagctggcatctatgtacccgAGGGAGCCCGGCCCCGTTTTTTCAAGCCACGCCTACGGCCGTTCTCTCTGAAGGATGGGGTCACTCAGGAGCTCCAATGGCTACAGctagagggcatcctggtgcccgtgaAGACGTTTGAATGGGCcactcccatcgtaccagtcctaaagcgagacggcagtgtaaGGATCAACGGGGATTCCAAGGTCACCGTCAATCCCGTCACTACAGATCTCTTGTCAGCGCTGTCCGGTGAACAGCAGGTCACAAAATTCGagctcagagatgcttacca GGGAGCGCCGGCTCACCGTCAAGTTGATGCTGTAgtcaaggcgcctaagccccagaacaaggaaCTTCTGAGCTACCTCAGCCTCATGAACTTCgacaggagtttcctgccgacCCTGTCATAG